A region from the Melioribacter roseus P3M-2 genome encodes:
- a CDS encoding NAD(P)(+) transhydrogenase (Re/Si-specific) subunit beta, protein MRIFIEIAYLISSVLFIFGIKNLSSPKTARKGNFLSALGMFIAIVVTLLDQHVLTYEWIIIGFVIGALIGSIMALKVPMTGMPQMVGLLNGFGGGASMLVAFSEYYKVVNFAMFTHDTQTNITLVLSILIGGVTFTGSLIAFGKLQGIVTGKVVRYPMQHPLNALLLLLVIAGGVYFVMEPELEWLVLGIGGVSLLLGVLLVLPIGGADMPVAISLLNSYSGLAASATGFVLQNNELIIAGALVGASGIILTNIMCKGMNRSLMNVVLGGWESAGAAGPAAAGESPKGQVKSVDAEELAMIFDAAESIIIVPGYGMAVAQAQHAVRDLFNLLESKGKKVRFAIHPVAGRMPGHMNVLLAEANIPYDKMLAMEEINDDFPNTDIALIIGANDVVNPAARHDKNSPIYGMPILNVDYAKTVVINKRSLNVGYAGIDNELFFYPNTLMYFGDAKEAITKLTHELKNY, encoded by the coding sequence ATGAGAATCTTTATAGAAATTGCTTATTTGATATCTTCCGTCCTCTTCATCTTCGGAATTAAAAATTTGAGTTCGCCCAAGACCGCAAGAAAGGGCAACTTTCTTTCGGCACTGGGTATGTTTATAGCAATCGTAGTAACTCTGCTCGATCAGCATGTTTTGACATACGAATGGATAATAATAGGTTTCGTAATAGGCGCTCTAATCGGTTCTATTATGGCTCTTAAAGTGCCGATGACGGGAATGCCTCAGATGGTAGGATTGCTTAACGGTTTCGGCGGCGGAGCTTCGATGCTCGTTGCCTTTTCGGAATATTATAAAGTGGTCAACTTTGCCATGTTTACGCACGACACTCAAACGAATATTACGCTTGTATTGAGTATTTTGATCGGCGGCGTTACATTTACCGGTTCGTTGATTGCATTCGGAAAGCTTCAGGGAATTGTAACGGGGAAAGTCGTAAGATATCCTATGCAGCACCCTCTGAACGCTCTGCTTCTGCTGCTTGTTATTGCGGGCGGAGTTTATTTTGTAATGGAACCCGAATTGGAATGGCTTGTGCTCGGAATCGGCGGAGTATCGTTACTTCTCGGAGTTTTGCTCGTACTGCCGATCGGCGGAGCCGACATGCCGGTAGCTATTTCATTGTTGAACTCGTATTCTGGACTGGCTGCCTCGGCAACCGGATTCGTATTGCAGAACAATGAATTGATAATTGCGGGCGCCCTCGTGGGAGCTTCGGGAATAATTCTTACGAATATTATGTGCAAAGGCATGAATCGTTCTTTGATGAATGTTGTTCTCGGCGGTTGGGAATCGGCGGGAGCGGCGGGACCGGCAGCTGCAGGCGAAAGCCCGAAAGGTCAGGTTAAATCGGTCGACGCGGAGGAACTCGCAATGATTTTCGACGCCGCAGAATCGATAATAATCGTACCCGGATACGGAATGGCGGTTGCTCAGGCTCAACATGCCGTTAGGGATTTGTTCAATTTACTCGAATCGAAAGGGAAAAAAGTCAGATTTGCAATTCACCCCGTGGCAGGCAGAATGCCCGGACACATGAACGTGCTGCTGGCGGAAGCTAATATACCGTACGACAAAATGCTGGCTATGGAAGAAATAAACGACGACTTCCCGAATACCGACATTGCGCTTATAATAGGCGCAAACGACGTCGTCAATCCTGCGGCGCGCCACGATAAAAACAGTCCGATTTACGGCATGCCAATACTCAACGTCGATTATGCAAAAACAGTAGTAATCAATAAACGGTCGCTGAATGTAGGATATGCGGGCATCGACAACGAACTCTTTTTCTATCCGAATACTTTGATGTATTTTGGCGACGCAAAAGAAGCCATTACAAAACTTACGCACGAATTGAAAAACTATTGA
- a CDS encoding NADH-quinone oxidoreductase subunit C, translating into MKNPEEIFDVLKNQFGDDILGIEKEQPTEPIISVTPSSVDKVCLFLRDNEELKFDSLMNLSGVDDANGEKVKDEDGGEIIKGGTLSVYYHLYSIEHKHKITLKTSTPREEPRVESVESVWKTANWHEREAYDMLGIIFNNHPDLRRILMPYDWDAGYPLRKDYKNPEFYQGMKVPY; encoded by the coding sequence ATGAAAAATCCGGAAGAAATTTTCGATGTCTTAAAGAATCAGTTCGGCGACGATATACTCGGTATCGAGAAGGAGCAACCGACCGAGCCGATTATCTCCGTTACCCCGTCTTCAGTCGATAAAGTTTGCCTTTTCCTGAGAGATAATGAAGAACTAAAGTTCGACAGTTTAATGAACTTATCCGGAGTAGACGACGCAAACGGCGAAAAAGTTAAAGACGAAGACGGCGGCGAAATAATTAAAGGCGGCACTTTAAGCGTTTATTACCATCTCTATTCAATTGAACACAAACACAAAATCACACTCAAAACATCAACACCTCGGGAAGAACCCCGGGTCGAATCAGTTGAATCCGTTTGGAAAACCGCTAATTGGCACGAACGGGAAGCTTACGATATGTTAGGGATAATCTTTAATAATCATCCGGATCTGCGCAGAATTCTGATGCCTTACGACTGGGACGCCGGTTATCCCCTAAGAAAAGACTATAAGAATCCTGAATTTTATCAAGGAATGAAAGTTCCTTATTAA
- a CDS encoding NADH-quinone oxidoreductase subunit B, with protein sequence MGILDKEFSDGNIVITKVEDLFNWARLSSIWQLGFGLACCAIEMMATSASHYDFDRFGVIPRNTPRQADAIIISGTVTLKMATRIKRLYEQMPEPKYIISMGSCANCGGPYWDHGYHVLKGVDRVIPVDVYVPGCPPRPEALLEGLLKLQEKIRHESLTKKRA encoded by the coding sequence ATGGGTATATTAGATAAAGAATTTTCTGACGGAAATATTGTAATAACAAAAGTAGAAGATTTATTCAACTGGGCGCGTCTGTCTTCTATCTGGCAATTGGGCTTCGGTCTTGCCTGTTGCGCAATTGAAATGATGGCTACTTCCGCGTCCCACTACGATTTCGACCGTTTCGGCGTTATTCCAAGAAACACTCCCCGTCAGGCAGACGCTATTATTATCTCCGGCACCGTTACGCTCAAAATGGCTACTCGCATCAAACGCCTTTACGAGCAAATGCCCGAACCGAAATATATTATTTCGATGGGAAGCTGCGCCAACTGCGGCGGACCGTACTGGGATCACGGTTATCACGTTTTGAAAGGAGTCGACCGCGTAATTCCCGTCGACGTTTATGTGCCGGGATGCCCTCCCCGTCCTGAAGCGCTGCTGGAAGGTTTGCTTAAATTACAGGAAAAAATCAGACACGAATCATTAACCAAGAAGCGAGCATGA
- a CDS encoding NAD(P) transhydrogenase subunit alpha → MESLGLLMLIYVFVLAIFVGFELITKVPPTLHTPLMSGSNAISGITIVGAILSAGLEEFTISTILGMAAMIFATINVVGGFLVTDRMLKMFKKK, encoded by the coding sequence ATGGAAAGTTTAGGTTTATTAATGCTGATTTATGTTTTTGTATTGGCGATATTCGTCGGCTTCGAATTGATTACAAAAGTTCCGCCGACGCTTCACACGCCGTTGATGTCCGGCTCGAATGCTATATCGGGTATTACGATCGTAGGCGCCATTTTAAGCGCGGGACTCGAAGAATTTACAATCAGCACAATTCTGGGTATGGCGGCAATGATATTTGCTACCATCAACGTTGTCGGCGGATTTCTGGTGACCGACAGAATGTTAAAAATGTTCAAAAAAAAGTGA
- a CDS encoding NADH-quinone oxidoreductase subunit D, with protein MALKTETMILNMGPQHPSTHGVLRLELELEGELIVDVKPHIGYLHRCFEKHAEAMTYPQVIPYTDRMDYLASMYNNFGYVIAVEKLLGIEVPERVEYIRVIMGELQRIASHLVAIGTFGLDIGAFTPFLYCFRDREKILSLFEMTCGARLLYNYMWVGGLSHDIHPDFVRLTKEFIKEFRPTIKELNDLLSYNKIFIERTANIGVLPLDTAINYGVTGPSLRGSGLAFDLRKDEPYSIYDRFEFDVPVGQGLMGTVGDCWDRYYVRVLEMEQSLRIIEQAIDKIPEGDVQSAIPRRIKPPVGTVYQRVENPRGELGYFIISDGSTNPFRVKVRAPSFVNLEVLGELCKGHLVADVIAILGSIDIVLGEVDR; from the coding sequence ATGGCTCTGAAAACCGAAACCATGATATTGAATATGGGTCCGCAGCACCCTTCCACTCACGGTGTGCTCAGACTCGAACTCGAACTCGAAGGCGAACTAATCGTTGACGTAAAACCGCATATCGGTTACCTGCACAGATGCTTCGAAAAACACGCCGAAGCAATGACTTATCCTCAGGTAATTCCGTATACCGACCGCATGGACTATCTTGCTTCGATGTACAATAATTTCGGTTATGTGATTGCAGTCGAAAAATTACTCGGTATCGAAGTGCCCGAAAGAGTTGAATATATTCGCGTCATTATGGGCGAACTCCAAAGAATTGCTTCGCACCTGGTTGCTATCGGAACATTCGGACTCGATATCGGAGCTTTTACACCCTTTCTCTACTGTTTCCGCGACCGCGAAAAAATTCTAAGCCTTTTCGAAATGACATGCGGCGCGCGACTACTCTATAATTATATGTGGGTAGGCGGTCTCTCGCACGATATCCATCCCGACTTTGTGCGGCTTACAAAAGAATTTATAAAAGAATTCAGACCGACAATAAAAGAGCTCAACGATTTACTCTCGTACAATAAAATTTTTATCGAAAGGACAGCCAACATCGGCGTGCTGCCTCTCGATACCGCTATAAATTACGGCGTTACAGGTCCTAGTCTCAGAGGAAGCGGACTTGCGTTCGATTTACGCAAGGACGAACCGTATTCGATCTACGACAGATTCGAATTCGACGTTCCCGTCGGGCAGGGACTGATGGGGACTGTGGGCGACTGCTGGGACAGATACTATGTGCGCGTGCTCGAAATGGAACAGAGTCTCCGAATTATCGAGCAGGCAATCGACAAAATCCCCGAAGGCGACGTTCAATCGGCTATCCCGCGCAGAATCAAGCCTCCGGTCGGAACGGTTTATCAGCGAGTAGAAAATCCGAGAGGCGAACTCGGCTATTTCATTATAAGCGACGGCTCTACAAATCCGTTCAGAGTCAAAGTTAGAGCTCCTTCCTTCGTCAATCTGGAAGTGCTCGGCGAACTCTGCAAAGGACATCTGGTTGCGGATGTTATCGCAATTTTAGGCAGTATTGATATAGTATTAGGCGAGGTGGACAGATAA
- a CDS encoding Re/Si-specific NAD(P)(+) transhydrogenase subunit alpha has product MVIAVPKEIMAGENRVALIPDVASRLIKKGFKVIVESGAGMRAGFPDEKYKEAGAGLIDNLESLYSQADIVVKVQRPVEHPEKGKHELELMKKGTLLISFFYSLHFPEVAKKAAELGINVISMDAIPRTTLAQRMDALSSQANIAGYKSVILAANHLHKIFPMMMTAAGTISPAKVVIMGAGVAGLSALGTAKRLGAVVEVSDVRPQVKEEVQSLGGKFIEVPTDESMQDSGGYAKEQSEEFLRKQKELIFKHITEADIVITTALIPGKKAPTLVTEEMVKNMRPGSVVLDMAVEFGGNCEISEKGKTVVKYDVTIIGESNLPSLVPYHASEMYSKNLLNLIDYTSKEGQFNHNMEDEIIGGATIVKDGQVVHERTKALIQ; this is encoded by the coding sequence GTGGTAATAGCTGTTCCAAAAGAGATAATGGCGGGCGAGAACAGAGTGGCGCTAATTCCCGATGTAGCTTCCCGGCTTATTAAAAAAGGATTCAAAGTGATCGTCGAGAGCGGAGCGGGAATGCGAGCAGGCTTTCCGGACGAAAAGTATAAAGAAGCCGGAGCCGGACTGATCGACAATCTCGAGTCACTCTATTCTCAGGCGGATATAGTAGTTAAAGTTCAACGGCCCGTCGAGCATCCCGAAAAGGGAAAACACGAACTCGAATTAATGAAAAAGGGAACCCTCTTAATTTCGTTTTTCTATTCGCTCCATTTTCCCGAAGTAGCAAAAAAAGCGGCAGAACTCGGAATTAACGTAATATCGATGGACGCCATACCGAGGACTACATTGGCTCAGCGTATGGACGCTCTCAGTTCGCAGGCAAACATCGCCGGCTATAAAAGCGTTATACTGGCTGCAAATCATCTGCATAAAATATTCCCGATGATGATGACTGCCGCAGGAACGATATCGCCTGCCAAAGTAGTTATAATGGGAGCCGGTGTGGCGGGACTATCCGCGCTCGGAACCGCAAAACGCCTGGGCGCCGTCGTAGAAGTATCCGACGTACGACCTCAGGTTAAAGAAGAAGTTCAGAGTTTAGGCGGCAAATTTATCGAAGTCCCGACAGACGAATCGATGCAGGACTCCGGCGGATATGCCAAAGAACAATCGGAAGAATTTCTCAGAAAGCAAAAAGAATTGATCTTCAAACATATAACCGAGGCGGACATAGTTATTACAACCGCTCTCATACCGGGTAAAAAAGCTCCGACTTTAGTGACGGAAGAGATGGTTAAAAATATGCGCCCCGGTTCCGTGGTTCTCGATATGGCAGTCGAATTCGGAGGCAATTGCGAAATAAGCGAAAAAGGAAAAACCGTTGTCAAGTACGACGTGACGATTATCGGGGAATCGAATTTGCCGAGCCTGGTGCCGTATCACGCCAGCGAAATGTATTCAAAGAATCTGTTGAATCTGATCGATTATACGAGCAAGGAAGGGCAATTCAATCATAATATGGAAGACGAAATAATTGGCGGCGCGACTATCGTTAAGGACGGTCAGGTTGTGCACGAAAGAACAAAGGCATTAATTCAATAA
- the nuoH gene encoding NADH-quinone oxidoreductase subunit NuoH — protein MYQALYNLTGNAIISTLIVALVPLTIILLYALFAIWLERKVSAHMQDRLGPMRTGWHGWLQTIADMLKMIQKEDTIAAEADRKLFNIAPVLVFAGSFAAFAAIPFSSAIIGSEIEVGLFYIIAISSLVVAGILMAGWSSNNKYSLLGAMRSAAQIVSYEIPTALVVLTMVMYTGTLSLDKISQQQTAYFWNWNLFGGPEFGITKFILIPFMFVAFIIMFISTLAEVNRTPFDIPEAESELVAGYFTEYSGMKWGMFMLSEYANMFAVSAIVSILFLGGYQSPFGYLGNTLGAEWLVPFEQLFWFVSKTLFFVFVQMWLRWTLPRLRVDQLMTVCWKYLIPYAVANLIIVGIVTLL, from the coding sequence ATGTATCAAGCGCTCTACAATTTAACCGGAAATGCCATTATATCGACATTGATTGTCGCACTTGTACCCTTAACCATCATTCTGCTCTATGCATTATTTGCTATCTGGCTCGAGCGTAAAGTATCGGCGCATATGCAAGACAGATTGGGACCGATGCGTACCGGCTGGCACGGGTGGCTTCAGACGATTGCCGACATGCTCAAGATGATTCAAAAAGAAGACACAATTGCAGCAGAAGCCGATAGGAAATTGTTCAATATAGCGCCGGTGCTCGTCTTTGCAGGTTCTTTTGCCGCTTTTGCCGCTATCCCCTTTTCAAGCGCAATCATAGGAAGCGAAATCGAAGTAGGCTTATTTTATATAATCGCTATATCCTCGCTCGTTGTAGCGGGAATTTTAATGGCGGGATGGTCTTCCAACAATAAATATTCATTGCTCGGAGCGATGCGTTCTGCAGCACAGATAGTAAGTTATGAAATTCCGACGGCTTTAGTCGTACTTACGATGGTTATGTATACGGGAACTCTCAGCCTCGATAAAATTAGTCAACAGCAAACCGCTTATTTCTGGAATTGGAATCTTTTCGGAGGACCGGAATTCGGCATAACTAAGTTTATTTTGATTCCTTTCATGTTTGTGGCGTTTATAATTATGTTTATCAGCACATTGGCTGAAGTCAATCGTACTCCTTTCGACATTCCCGAAGCCGAATCGGAACTGGTTGCGGGATATTTCACGGAATATTCAGGCATGAAATGGGGTATGTTTATGCTTTCGGAATACGCCAATATGTTCGCCGTTTCGGCTATCGTATCCATCCTGTTTTTAGGCGGATATCAATCGCCTTTCGGATACCTGGGCAACACGCTGGGAGCCGAATGGCTCGTTCCGTTTGAACAATTATTCTGGTTCGTGTCAAAAACTTTATTCTTTGTGTTCGTTCAGATGTGGTTGAGGTGGACGCTGCCTCGTTTGCGCGTCGACCAATTGATGACCGTATGCTGGAAATATCTTATACCTTATGCCGTGGCAAATTTAATAATTGTAGGAATAGTCACATTACTATAA
- a CDS encoding NADH-quinone oxidoreductase subunit A: MLTEFGKILIFILFAAIFVIITLFVAKIVRPNRPTFEKLKIYECGENPEGSPWVKFNIRFYVVALIFLIFDVEVVLLFPWALVYKDLGFYGFLVGIIFLLLLVLGMAYEWRKGDLEWARPKPKPPRLNEILKNKND, translated from the coding sequence ATGCTTACTGAATTCGGAAAAATTCTCATATTTATTTTATTTGCCGCAATCTTTGTAATAATAACATTGTTTGTGGCAAAAATCGTCAGGCCTAACCGACCGACTTTCGAGAAATTGAAAATCTACGAATGCGGTGAAAATCCTGAAGGCTCGCCATGGGTTAAATTTAATATCCGCTTTTACGTCGTAGCTCTTATATTTCTAATATTCGACGTCGAAGTTGTTTTACTCTTTCCCTGGGCGCTGGTTTACAAGGATCTGGGCTTCTACGGTTTCCTTGTAGGAATTATATTTTTGTTGCTGCTCGTTCTAGGTATGGCTTACGAATGGCGCAAAGGCGACCTCGAATGGGCTCGTCCCAAACCCAAACCGCCTAGACTCAACGAAATCCTGAAAAATAAGAACGACTGA